Proteins found in one Triticum aestivum cultivar Chinese Spring chromosome 4D, IWGSC CS RefSeq v2.1, whole genome shotgun sequence genomic segment:
- the LOC123100535 gene encoding uncharacterized protein isoform X2, whose translation MNHTPPHNEEDAGNKRKLDIARFDDPSDSDDDEEYNSGDEVEEWNHKSFIEHEANKIREKGKAAYYKWGKFRCPYCTTKPIPKDGLYEHLMSHARGLAKSGSDVKIRAEHAALLKAVGPI comes from the exons ATGAACCACACACCTCCACAC AATGAGGAAGATGCTGGCAACAAGAGGAAGCTGGACATCGCTAGGTTCGACGACCCGTCTGattctgacgacgacgaggag TACAACTCTGGAGATGAGGTGGAAGAGTGGAACCACAAGTCCTTCATTGAGCATGAAGCCAACAAGATCAGGGAGAAGGGGAAGGCGGCGTACTACAAGTGGGGCAAGTTCAGGTGCCCATACTGCACCACTAAGCCAATTCCCAAGGATGGGCTGTATGAGCACCTTATGTCGCATGCACGCGGTTTAGCGAAGAGTGGGAGCGATGTGAAGATCAGGGCAGAGCATGCAGCCCTCCTGAAGGCTGTGGGTCCCATCTAG